One genomic window of Candidatus Kuenenia stuttgartiensis includes the following:
- a CDS encoding DUF2294 domain-containing protein: MKKTKGQIEAEISEAIIKFEKEYMGRGPLEAKTYIVDDLVLVRLKGVLTKAEYQLANPVDIANGRTLIKQMRIALLEKGRPLLEAVVESITNQKTISLHTDISTRTGEKVVLFTLDSPPKLE, from the coding sequence ATGAAAAAAACCAAAGGGCAAATAGAGGCTGAAATTAGTGAAGCGATCATTAAATTCGAAAAAGAATACATGGGTAGGGGACCATTGGAAGCAAAAACCTATATTGTTGATGACTTGGTTTTGGTCAGGCTAAAAGGCGTTCTTACAAAAGCAGAGTACCAGCTTGCCAATCCCGTAGATATTGCCAATGGAAGAACATTGATAAAACAGATGAGAATTGCCTTGTTGGAAAAAGGGCGGCCGCTTTTGGAAGCTGTTGTGGAATCCATTACAAATCAAAAAACAATAAGCTTACATACCGATATCAGCACCAGAACAGGAGAAAAAGTTGTTTTATTTACCCTCGATTCTCCGCCAAAGCTGGAGTAA
- the topA gene encoding type I DNA topoisomerase — protein sequence MAKSKTNLVIVESPAKAKTISKFLDASFFVKSSMGHVRDLPAKKLSVDIENDFTPEYKVIPSREKLIKELISDSKKASTVYLASDLDREGEAIAWHLYKVLDIPPEKIRRVTFNEITKDAIQEAFKQYGPINMEKVNAQQARRILDRIVGYKISPLLWKKIAKRLSAGRVQSVAVRLIVEREKEINEFKPHEYWKITAELKTISGDKKSDDIKPFKALLQKLEDKNIEIKNEQQAKEITEKLQNASFIITNIKKQTKRNNAPPPFTTSLLQQQASTRLQFSAKKTMLIAQQLYEGIDVGADGPAGLITYMRTDSFHVSDHALTSCRNFIESNYGKDYLPEKPNIYASNKKGTQGAHEAVRPTYLEYTPESIKQFLTKDQHKLYELIWKRFVASQMKPALYAITDVEITSNRYIFKTRGRELLFDGHTLISGHEVDREEQILPPLEKDHVLELIQLLPTQHFTQPPPRYSEASLVKTLEKMGIGRPSTYATIISTIQDRGYVKQEKRAFYATELGILVTEKLIEHFQKIMDVNFTSHMEDELDKIEEKKIDWLTVLKEFYEPFKIDLEKAIGEMKSVKGTPEESDRICNLCSKPMVIRWGRHGKFFGCSAFPECKNTMPLDEKGEAAPPETSDQACEKCGSPMIIKTSRHGKFMACSAYPNCKNTKSLTGETTKVEPTNEKCEKCGSPMVIRFSKKGRFMGCSGYPKCRNIKSLPTGIKCPRDECGGDLIQRYSKKGGIFFGCSKYPDCDYISKELPIAGEEPTSENETDSSNK from the coding sequence ATGGCCAAGTCTAAAACAAACCTGGTAATCGTTGAATCGCCTGCGAAAGCTAAAACCATAAGTAAGTTCCTCGATGCTTCTTTCTTCGTGAAATCCTCCATGGGTCACGTACGGGACCTTCCTGCGAAAAAACTCTCCGTAGATATTGAAAACGACTTTACCCCGGAATATAAAGTAATTCCCAGTAGAGAAAAATTAATTAAGGAATTAATCAGCGATTCCAAAAAAGCCAGCACGGTTTATTTAGCCTCCGATCTTGACCGTGAGGGAGAAGCGATTGCGTGGCACTTGTACAAGGTGTTGGATATCCCCCCTGAAAAAATACGCCGCGTTACCTTTAACGAAATTACAAAAGACGCTATCCAGGAAGCCTTTAAACAATATGGCCCTATCAATATGGAAAAGGTAAATGCGCAACAGGCCCGAAGAATACTTGACCGCATTGTTGGCTATAAAATAAGCCCTCTCCTGTGGAAAAAAATTGCTAAAAGATTAAGCGCAGGCCGTGTTCAATCCGTTGCAGTCAGACTTATCGTAGAACGTGAGAAAGAAATCAACGAATTTAAACCCCATGAATATTGGAAAATAACCGCAGAGTTAAAGACCATCTCCGGGGATAAAAAATCTGACGACATAAAACCCTTCAAAGCCCTTCTGCAAAAATTAGAAGACAAAAATATAGAAATAAAAAATGAACAGCAGGCAAAGGAAATTACCGAAAAACTGCAGAATGCATCATTTATTATCACAAACATAAAGAAACAAACAAAACGCAATAATGCGCCCCCGCCATTTACTACAAGCCTTTTACAACAACAGGCATCTACTCGTTTGCAATTCAGCGCAAAAAAGACCATGTTGATTGCGCAACAACTTTATGAGGGCATTGATGTTGGCGCTGATGGTCCTGCGGGATTAATCACCTATATGAGGACAGATTCTTTTCATGTATCAGACCATGCATTAACGTCATGTAGAAATTTTATCGAAAGCAATTACGGGAAAGACTATCTCCCTGAAAAACCCAATATATATGCCTCTAATAAAAAGGGCACCCAGGGCGCACATGAGGCAGTAAGGCCGACATATCTGGAATATACCCCTGAATCCATAAAGCAGTTTCTTACAAAGGACCAGCATAAACTGTATGAACTTATATGGAAGAGATTCGTTGCAAGCCAAATGAAACCGGCGCTGTATGCGATTACTGACGTGGAAATCACTTCCAACCGGTATATTTTTAAGACAAGGGGCAGGGAACTCTTATTTGACGGGCATACACTTATTTCCGGGCACGAAGTTGACCGGGAGGAGCAAATACTGCCTCCACTGGAGAAAGACCATGTTCTTGAATTAATACAACTTTTGCCAACACAACACTTTACCCAGCCTCCGCCGCGTTATTCAGAAGCGTCTCTGGTAAAGACTCTCGAAAAAATGGGGATAGGAAGGCCAAGTACCTATGCCACGATTATTTCAACTATTCAGGACCGCGGATATGTGAAACAGGAGAAACGCGCTTTTTATGCAACCGAACTGGGGATATTGGTTACCGAAAAACTGATAGAACATTTTCAAAAAATAATGGATGTAAATTTTACGTCACACATGGAAGATGAATTGGATAAGATTGAGGAAAAAAAAATTGATTGGCTGACCGTGCTGAAGGAGTTTTACGAACCCTTTAAGATTGATTTGGAAAAAGCTATTGGTGAAATGAAAAGCGTAAAAGGAACCCCGGAGGAAAGCGACCGGATTTGTAATCTATGCAGTAAACCCATGGTAATCAGATGGGGAAGGCATGGGAAATTCTTTGGTTGTTCCGCATTTCCGGAATGTAAAAATACGATGCCATTAGACGAAAAAGGGGAGGCAGCGCCTCCGGAGACGTCTGATCAGGCTTGTGAAAAATGTGGTAGCCCTATGATTATTAAAACCAGTCGCCATGGTAAATTCATGGCTTGTTCGGCATATCCTAATTGTAAAAACACAAAATCTCTGACGGGAGAAACCACAAAGGTTGAGCCAACAAACGAAAAATGTGAAAAATGTGGAAGTCCGATGGTCATCCGGTTCAGCAAAAAAGGTAGATTTATGGGATGCTCCGGCTATCCCAAATGCAGAAATATAAAATCCCTCCCTACGGGTATAAAATGCCCAAGAGATGAATGCGGTGGAGACTTAATACAGCGTTATTCAAAAAAAGGCGGCATATTCTTCGGATGCAGCAAATACCCTGATTGTGATTATATTTCAAAGGAGCTGCCTATTGCCGGCGAAGAACCAACAAGTGAAAATGAAACAGACAGTTCAAATAAATAA
- the rpsT gene encoding 30S ribosomal protein S20: protein MPTTSSAKKRLRQDETRNLINKSRKTALKTQVKKFLTALQSKDIQAAEAEYSLTVKKMDKGAAKGILHKNNASRKKSRFAKKLNDLKASAKQDG, encoded by the coding sequence ATGCCAACAACAAGCTCTGCGAAAAAAAGACTGCGACAGGATGAGACTCGCAATTTAATTAACAAGTCAAGGAAAACCGCGTTAAAGACCCAGGTAAAAAAGTTTTTAACGGCATTACAAAGCAAGGATATTCAGGCCGCCGAAGCTGAATATAGCCTGACCGTAAAGAAAATGGACAAAGGCGCTGCAAAAGGCATTTTGCATAAAAACAATGCAAGCAGAAAAAAGTCTCGTTTTGCAAAAAAACTAAACGATTTAAAAGCATCTGCAAAACAAGATGGTTAA
- a CDS encoding BatA domain-containing protein, with the protein MISFLNPLLLFGVLGACIPVIIHLFNKKKAISHRFAAIDFLLQSNKRIYVKFKLRQLILLILRACLFAFLAMALARPFVKNIGGGNDGKNPTSNVIIVDDSYSMQYAEKGKPLFHAAKNTARNIIGQLTKDDKAAVIGCSLANSMIVPELEYDKENLLTVIENLRPGYSTTHITSALDRAIEILMSDETPIKQIFIITDLTRNGWDLKWFHDGQQKLQNNITGVHIINVSEGKDYGNIAVTGLEFQNNVFNKSGDVSFKATVSNYSPVKIKNLLAQVYVDQKKVVQGFFNIEAYSQEVKEFSFKVEKGNHFGWIEIPEDNLIADNKRYFAINEEQKLDVLLIDGDPKTNIYESETFYLEKALNPARGHVSSLKPVICSIHEVEGMVFEDFDIVFLCNVEMLPYEKIEELERFVKDGGAVVFSLGDKVEGSYYNNSFEALLPHRLYTKKIFTGNVLITEEQPLSLKISGVMHPAMRFLSETNINMLTSVSFHQVFYVEPAPLEGAKTVLSFSDNTPAIVERQVGKGRVALIASSIDRDWTDLPVKPLFVPLIQQLCRYISGSTTGETKQEILVEQNWQFPAPYDVGNLETTNPGGVKTLLPPQVINNEKYFVYHETHLPGVYSFLINDTSQQQNLFYFPVNVDASESNLEKISEKEITALMGETNVMVRSSSSGERREVVRGEAKTTLWGVLLLLALGILVAESFVSRK; encoded by the coding sequence ATGATTTCCTTTCTCAATCCGCTTTTATTATTTGGCGTCCTGGGCGCTTGTATACCTGTTATCATCCACCTCTTCAATAAAAAGAAGGCGATATCCCACAGATTCGCGGCGATAGATTTCTTACTCCAATCCAATAAACGTATCTATGTAAAGTTCAAACTCCGGCAGTTGATACTCCTTATTCTACGGGCATGTTTGTTTGCCTTTCTTGCCATGGCACTTGCCAGACCCTTTGTCAAAAATATTGGCGGCGGTAACGACGGAAAAAACCCCACCAGTAATGTTATCATTGTTGATGATTCTTACAGTATGCAATATGCGGAAAAAGGCAAGCCCCTTTTCCATGCTGCCAAAAATACGGCAAGGAATATTATCGGGCAATTAACGAAGGATGATAAGGCGGCCGTCATTGGCTGTTCGCTGGCAAATTCAATGATTGTGCCTGAACTTGAATATGATAAAGAAAACCTCCTTACTGTCATCGAAAATTTACGCCCCGGGTATTCAACCACACATATTACGTCCGCCCTGGACAGGGCAATTGAAATATTAATGTCCGATGAAACGCCCATTAAACAGATATTTATTATTACCGATTTAACACGAAATGGTTGGGACCTTAAATGGTTTCATGACGGGCAGCAAAAATTGCAAAATAATATCACCGGCGTTCACATAATAAATGTGTCGGAAGGAAAGGACTACGGGAATATTGCTGTTACGGGACTGGAATTCCAAAACAATGTGTTCAATAAGAGCGGAGACGTGTCTTTTAAGGCAACAGTTTCTAATTATTCGCCGGTAAAAATAAAAAACCTGTTAGCGCAGGTATATGTAGACCAAAAAAAAGTGGTACAGGGATTTTTCAATATTGAGGCGTATTCTCAGGAAGTAAAAGAATTTAGCTTCAAGGTGGAGAAGGGCAACCACTTTGGCTGGATTGAAATACCCGAAGATAATTTAATCGCTGATAATAAACGATATTTTGCCATTAATGAGGAACAAAAACTTGATGTGTTGTTAATTGACGGAGACCCCAAAACAAATATCTATGAAAGCGAAACATTTTATCTGGAAAAAGCCTTAAACCCGGCGCGTGGACACGTTTCCTCGCTCAAGCCGGTCATTTGTTCAATACACGAAGTGGAGGGTATGGTATTTGAAGATTTTGACATCGTCTTTTTGTGTAATGTTGAAATGCTGCCCTATGAAAAGATCGAGGAGTTGGAAAGATTTGTAAAAGACGGCGGGGCGGTCGTTTTTTCACTCGGCGATAAGGTAGAAGGTAGTTATTACAACAATTCATTTGAGGCGCTGCTTCCGCACCGGCTTTACACAAAAAAAATCTTTACCGGGAATGTACTGATTACCGAGGAACAGCCGCTTAGTCTAAAGATATCCGGGGTAATGCATCCGGCAATGCGTTTTCTATCCGAAACGAATATTAATATGTTGACATCGGTCAGCTTTCATCAGGTTTTTTATGTAGAGCCCGCCCCATTAGAAGGAGCGAAAACGGTGCTTTCCTTTTCCGACAATACTCCTGCCATTGTTGAAAGGCAGGTTGGCAAGGGAAGAGTGGCGCTCATTGCCTCCTCTATCGACAGAGATTGGACAGACCTACCGGTAAAACCTCTTTTTGTCCCTCTTATTCAGCAGCTTTGCCGGTATATATCAGGCAGTACTACAGGTGAAACCAAACAAGAAATTCTTGTGGAGCAAAACTGGCAATTTCCAGCCCCATACGATGTCGGCAATTTGGAAACAACCAATCCCGGGGGGGTAAAAACCCTTTTACCGCCACAAGTGATTAATAATGAAAAATATTTTGTTTATCATGAAACCCATTTGCCGGGCGTGTATTCGTTTCTTATCAATGATACATCGCAACAGCAGAACCTTTTTTACTTCCCGGTAAATGTTGACGCATCAGAATCCAATCTTGAAAAGATCAGTGAAAAAGAGATTACCGCGCTTATGGGAGAAACGAATGTGATGGTAAGGTCTTCCAGTTCAGGCGAGCGGCGTGAAGTGGTTCGGGGTGAAGCGAAAACGACCCTCTGGGGCGTTCTCTTGTTGCTCGCGCTCGGCATTCTTGTGGCGGAATCATTTGTTTCCAGAAAATGA
- a CDS encoding PIN domain-containing protein: MRQKAVLDTSFLIEHFRKGTVQDIFINLNKYYHITFSAIVLMELLSGSFDKKEQKLIEQIKKNFTVISVSEKQWYATGDVMLKLRRDKKIDSLRIRNLLADILIAVSVRDIGAILVTKNEKDFKLINEVLDFRYLAV; encoded by the coding sequence ATGAGGCAAAAAGCAGTTCTTGATACATCTTTTCTCATTGAGCATTTCAGGAAAGGTACTGTTCAGGATATATTTATAAATCTGAATAAGTATTATCACATCACATTCAGCGCTATAGTTTTGATGGAATTGCTTTCGGGGTCTTTTGACAAAAAGGAACAAAAGCTCATCGAACAGATAAAAAAAAATTTCACAGTAATAAGCGTAAGTGAAAAACAATGGTATGCCACAGGAGATGTAATGCTGAAATTAAGAAGAGACAAAAAGATTGATTCCTTAAGAATTCGCAATCTTCTTGCCGATATCCTTATTGCTGTATCAGTAAGAGACATTGGAGCTATTCTGGTGACAAAGAATGAAAAGGATTTTAAGCTGATAAATGAAGTATTGGATTTCAGATATTTGGCTGTTTAA
- a CDS encoding type II toxin-antitoxin system VapB family antitoxin codes for MQNVIKKVAKHFRLDENLIKDAQKILKTKTETEAIETALSEVIYQEKMRKFIERTGGKFYFEGLNEAKSSS; via the coding sequence ATGCAGAATGTAATAAAAAAAGTTGCAAAACATTTCAGGCTGGATGAAAATCTGATTAAGGACGCACAAAAGATACTGAAAACGAAGACAGAAACGGAGGCTATAGAAACAGCGCTCTCCGAGGTTATCTACCAGGAAAAGATGAGAAAGTTTATTGAACGAACAGGCGGTAAGTTTTATTTCGAGGGACTAAATGAGGCAAAAAGCAGTTCTTGA
- a CDS encoding glycosyltransferase, with protein sequence MTNNNENKKVLMNSSSVSLHQNDKKSIRCHSPQGNKSGVISSIIIPVFNKVEYTKKCLEALFKNTPGDIYEIIVVDNASSDETPEFLKRMINKLEVITNQENMGFTSACNQGAKIAKGNYLVFLNNDTEPQPGWLESMVKLAESDSKIGIVGSKLVYPDGRLQEAGGIIFCDGSGSNFGRGGNPYEEGFNDACEVDYCSGACLLVRKELFENIGGMDHRYSPAYYEETDLCFAAREKGYTVMYAPNSVVIHHESITAGDDTSSGFKKYLEINRIKFVEKWKDALTLQDPPLRETGMRPVTADRKWLGRRHLRIWPFKSHEKRNGKVLIFLPHNPFPPRTGAHRRTLSIVEAFYSMNYDITLFATRIYPDNEWPEQLVSEMRKRRIQLFLYDGTASDKKYIEEKKALKKNFVESGIFIPPGLCHALSEVCRSFDPDVVWVNYSYYAGLVRNTAFSSRIKLIEVHDLVTLNRKMADALLVDFKNQNYEQIANIDYFSKRQLSADESEYKYYDLFDGTIALSVFERNCIKANTGQTKPFYIPMAYEPQRLNNTYSGSPLFAIGDNLFNMQGYAFFAMKILPRLLKNEPQFELQITGDGSKQIPSTTGIRSRGFVDDVSSLYLHTPFTICPLIGGTGQQIKIVESMAYGVPAIALANIAASSPIEHGVNGFIAANEDEFENYVMMLFRDRDLCRRMGEAARKKIEAAFSKTMLTGTIQNIITYLKAEKCMKRLNQFKSSFNEQFWNRNYERASTLLIRCAPAIGDALYLTAIVMEIKKRYPHIRIYLSGNHVVEAVFRGHQAVSAFVPDIVNKISVPKTDIIIDYNNVIANLPEYYNGIGLMDIMANIAGVRLGQRGIIYTITPEEREWAQKEVRTFSPSGGMLIGLHFTTDKDIKRSYPHGEKVISLLSRQFDGARFILFGKDPLAKENPLVYDCTSRQISLRNQIAISSHCNAFITIDSAFFHIGHNFCCKPTLLICGLTSPELLGNPATECFTPIRNEALPCLSCYWRTKCNIECMNNLLPEVIVDAFKKMMNDSPKKLKWQPSLETVEAGISPNEDYEQTIIRNLVSKKKPIRLVLDDPHRVLPEYVEEWNGVVIKRDSGKAAAGKPGIVWEGSQFVTHSLALINRELCLQLIRDGYEVSLLPYEPDQFGTEADPRFKALAECINKPLTGKIDIHVRHHWPPNLTPPQEGHWVIIQPWEFGSLPEEWVRVFSAQVDEMWVPSKYVRQVYIESGVPAERVVVIPNGINPERFHPDAKPYQLTTKKKFRFLFVGGTIYRKGIDLLLQAYLETFKDSDDVCLIIKDMGGNSFYAGQTFREEIERIRQAKGVPEVEYIEKILSEDEIVGLYTACNAFVHPYRGEGFGLPILEAMACGIPAIVTNGGACLDFCNENNSLLVQANKKISKEKRVGNRPTVDNLWFYEVDINDLKAKMRYAYEHPGEIRTLGKEISPDIRNNWTWEMSANKIKERIEYLRKVPVLRYTKDNLCRQTSSISGEMELLNKADGLFQKGAYQESIDAYKRAIEYHPVFFDAYNNLGLVYASIDKPDEAISILKKAIELNGKEASVFNNLGVLYYKKKMHGEARRCFEKALAIDAGYKEARQNLEKVAKLLS encoded by the coding sequence ATGACAAATAACAATGAAAACAAAAAGGTTCTCATGAATTCTTCATCCGTTTCACTCCATCAGAATGATAAAAAGTCAATAAGGTGTCATTCCCCGCAAGGCAATAAATCCGGCGTTATCTCCTCCATTATCATCCCGGTTTTCAATAAAGTCGAATATACAAAGAAATGTCTTGAAGCGTTATTCAAAAATACTCCTGGAGATATCTATGAGATTATTGTAGTAGATAATGCATCCTCTGATGAAACTCCGGAGTTTTTAAAGCGCATGATAAATAAGCTGGAGGTCATTACTAATCAGGAAAACATGGGCTTCACTAGTGCCTGCAATCAGGGTGCAAAGATTGCCAAAGGCAATTATCTGGTGTTTCTTAACAACGATACTGAACCACAACCAGGCTGGCTGGAATCGATGGTAAAACTTGCAGAATCCGACAGCAAAATCGGGATTGTGGGATCAAAACTTGTATACCCTGATGGACGTTTGCAGGAAGCCGGGGGCATTATATTCTGTGACGGCAGCGGCTCAAACTTCGGGCGCGGAGGCAATCCGTACGAAGAGGGTTTCAATGATGCCTGTGAGGTTGACTATTGTTCCGGGGCATGCCTGCTTGTACGAAAGGAGCTATTTGAAAATATCGGGGGGATGGACCATCGGTATAGTCCTGCCTATTATGAAGAAACCGATTTGTGCTTTGCGGCAAGGGAAAAAGGATATACCGTTATGTATGCACCCAATTCGGTTGTTATACATCATGAATCAATAACCGCAGGAGACGATACTTCTTCCGGTTTCAAAAAATATCTTGAAATCAACAGGATTAAGTTTGTTGAAAAGTGGAAAGACGCCCTTACACTTCAGGACCCTCCCCTGCGGGAAACGGGGATGCGTCCTGTTACCGCTGACAGAAAATGGCTTGGAAGAAGACACCTGCGGATATGGCCGTTCAAGAGTCATGAAAAACGGAACGGGAAGGTGTTGATCTTTTTGCCTCATAATCCGTTTCCGCCCAGAACCGGAGCGCATCGTCGTACGCTTTCCATTGTCGAGGCGTTCTACAGTATGAACTACGATATTACCCTGTTTGCTACAAGGATCTATCCTGACAATGAATGGCCAGAACAACTTGTTTCCGAAATGAGGAAACGGCGTATACAACTGTTTCTGTATGACGGTACAGCCAGTGATAAGAAATACATCGAAGAAAAGAAGGCGCTGAAAAAGAATTTTGTCGAATCGGGCATATTTATACCACCGGGTTTATGCCATGCATTGAGCGAGGTATGCCGTTCATTCGATCCTGATGTTGTCTGGGTCAACTATTCATATTATGCCGGTCTTGTAAGGAATACCGCCTTTTCGTCACGTATAAAACTGATAGAGGTTCATGACCTTGTGACTCTCAACAGGAAAATGGCCGATGCCCTTTTGGTGGATTTCAAAAACCAGAATTATGAACAAATTGCCAATATAGACTACTTTAGCAAACGGCAGTTATCAGCGGATGAATCTGAATACAAATATTATGACCTGTTTGACGGCACAATTGCACTTTCTGTATTTGAGCGCAATTGCATAAAGGCCAATACGGGACAAACAAAGCCGTTTTATATACCTATGGCTTATGAGCCGCAGCGCCTGAATAATACGTATTCCGGCTCACCCCTTTTTGCTATCGGTGACAATCTCTTTAATATGCAGGGGTATGCCTTTTTCGCGATGAAAATACTGCCCCGGTTGTTGAAGAATGAACCGCAATTTGAATTGCAAATAACAGGCGACGGCTCAAAACAGATACCATCAACCACTGGCATCCGTTCGAGAGGGTTTGTTGATGACGTCTCATCATTGTATCTGCATACGCCATTTACCATCTGCCCGCTTATCGGGGGTACCGGACAGCAGATAAAGATTGTGGAGTCTATGGCATACGGGGTGCCTGCGATAGCTCTTGCAAATATAGCGGCAAGCTCGCCGATAGAACATGGCGTCAACGGTTTCATAGCGGCAAACGAGGATGAATTCGAGAACTATGTAATGATGCTTTTCAGAGACCGGGATCTCTGCCGGAGGATGGGCGAGGCAGCCCGCAAAAAAATAGAGGCTGCCTTTTCCAAAACAATGCTGACCGGTACAATCCAAAATATAATTACTTACCTGAAGGCCGAAAAGTGTATGAAAAGGTTGAACCAATTTAAATCCTCTTTCAATGAGCAGTTCTGGAATCGGAACTACGAACGCGCATCCACACTTCTAATCCGGTGTGCTCCCGCTATAGGGGACGCCCTGTATCTGACTGCTATCGTCATGGAGATAAAGAAAAGATATCCCCATATCCGGATTTATTTGTCAGGAAATCATGTTGTAGAAGCCGTATTTCGTGGACATCAGGCCGTCTCCGCCTTTGTGCCGGATATTGTCAATAAAATTTCCGTCCCAAAAACCGACATTATAATCGATTACAATAACGTTATTGCCAACCTGCCTGAATATTACAACGGCATAGGCCTAATGGACATCATGGCAAACATTGCAGGCGTCAGGCTTGGACAAAGGGGAATCATATATACCATCACACCGGAAGAACGAGAATGGGCGCAAAAGGAGGTAAGGACATTTTCACCGTCAGGCGGCATGCTCATTGGCCTTCATTTTACCACTGATAAGGATATCAAGAGAAGTTATCCCCACGGGGAAAAGGTAATCTCGCTGTTGAGCAGGCAATTTGACGGGGCACGGTTTATCCTGTTCGGGAAGGATCCTCTTGCTAAGGAAAATCCTCTCGTTTATGACTGTACGTCCCGCCAGATTTCTTTAAGAAATCAGATCGCCATTTCTTCACATTGTAATGCATTCATAACCATCGATAGCGCATTTTTCCACATCGGACACAATTTTTGCTGCAAACCAACACTTTTAATATGCGGCCTTACAAGCCCTGAACTGTTAGGTAATCCTGCAACTGAATGTTTTACTCCAATACGAAATGAAGCACTCCCGTGTCTCTCATGTTACTGGAGAACCAAATGTAATATAGAATGTATGAACAACTTACTGCCGGAAGTGATCGTTGATGCATTTAAAAAAATGATGAATGATTCACCTAAAAAATTAAAATGGCAGCCATCATTGGAAACTGTTGAGGCCGGGATTTCACCAAATGAAGATTATGAACAAACGATTATCCGCAATCTAGTGAGTAAGAAAAAACCAATAAGGCTCGTATTGGATGACCCCCATCGTGTCTTGCCAGAGTATGTTGAGGAATGGAATGGGGTTGTAATAAAACGTGATTCCGGTAAAGCGGCTGCGGGCAAACCTGGCATTGTCTGGGAAGGCTCGCAGTTTGTCACTCACTCCCTGGCGCTTATTAACAGGGAACTCTGTTTACAACTTATCAGGGACGGCTACGAAGTTTCTTTGCTCCCTTACGAACCCGATCAGTTCGGTACTGAGGCTGACCCTCGTTTTAAAGCGCTTGCTGAGTGTATTAACAAACCGCTTACCGGCAAGATCGATATTCACGTCCGACACCATTGGCCGCCAAACCTTACCCCTCCACAGGAAGGACACTGGGTAATTATTCAACCGTGGGAATTTGGCAGCCTGCCTGAAGAATGGGTACGGGTATTTTCAGCACAAGTAGATGAGATGTGGGTACCCAGCAAGTATGTTCGACAGGTCTATATTGAAAGCGGCGTTCCTGCCGAAAGGGTTGTTGTTATACCAAACGGCATTAATCCTGAAAGGTTTCATCCGGATGCGAAACCGTATCAATTGACAACAAAGAAGAAATTCAGATTCTTATTTGTAGGCGGCACGATCTATCGAAAAGGCATCGACCTACTCCTGCAGGCATATCTCGAAACATTTAAGGATTCGGATGACGTCTGCCTTATCATAAAGGATATGGGGGGAAACTCGTTTTACGCAGGCCAAACCTTCCGGGAAGAAATCGAAAGGATACGACAGGCGAAAGGGGTCCCTGAGGTTGAATACATTGAGAAAATACTGTCCGAAGATGAAATCGTCGGGCTATATACCGCCTGCAATGCCTTCGTCCATCCATACCGCGGGGAGGGGTTCGGTTTGCCGATTTTAGAGGCAATGGCGTGCGGCATACCGGCAATTGTTACGAATGGCGGCGCCTGCCTCGACTTCTGCAATGAAAACAACAGTCTGTTGGTACAGGCAAACAAAAAGATATCAAAAGAGAAGAGGGTGGGAAACAGGCCAACGGTTGACAATCTGTGGTTTTACGAGGTCGATATTAATGACCTGAAGGCAAAGATGCGTTACGCCTATGAACATCCCGGGGAAATACGAACACTGGGGAAAGAAATTAGCCCTGATATCCGTAACAATTGGACATGGGAAATGTCGGCAAATAAAATCAAAGAACGTATCGAATATTTGAGAAAAGTACCTGTACTTCGTTATACCAAAGACAACCTCTGTCGCCAAACATCCAGTATTTCTGGAGAGATGGAATTATTGAACAAGGCAGATGGGTTATTTCAGAAAGGTGCATATCAGGAGTCCATTGACGCCTATAAAAGAGCCATAGAATACCATCCCGTTTTTTTCGATGCATATAATAATCTTGGTCTTGTTTATGCGAGCATTGATAAACCGGATGAGGCGATTTCAATTCTTAAAAAGGCTATTGAATTAAACGGCAAAGAAGCCTCTGTGTTCAATAATTTAGGCGTACTCTATTACAAGAAAAAGATGCACGGCGAAGCAAGGCGCTGTTTTGAAAAGGCATTAGCGATAGATGCCGGCTATAAAGAGGCACGACAAAATCTTGAAAAGGTAGCGAAGCTTCTTTCTTAA